Proteins encoded in a region of the Globicephala melas chromosome 1, mGloMel1.2, whole genome shotgun sequence genome:
- the LAD1 gene encoding ladinin-1, producing MSVSRKNWAKLSSLARQWTLEDEEEQERERRRRHRSLSSTTDDQVAQPAQDGDAAAPERLPSVEETEVSPQPPLDSSGEDVWAVLRARQERRQRQREAEVAQAPVREQLDTEEEDGAGTGQAGQLPPAPEKEMGLLLRRRLSRERQSSWVREEESLVGREPGCSRKGDSEKPSAPEKTLAPEKSLDSKEVSTSGKTASPEKVSVSQKIAVLEKRTISGKTLVLEETSVLEKLPSPGKTSDSEKRLTSEKAAVFEKTPAPEMRRAPARAAAPGQPRAQERPASAQSLSTPKGQGRAGPKQEPPPSAGLRGQGAERPAGTCHLPPITLQLKIPSKEDEADTPSPTQATYSSSLKRSSPRTISFRMSPRRDHSEAALTRSSSMKIPASSFTLGQKLERYHTAVQSSESVRSPGPSRAEFLVAPVDVASKRRLFEKELVGQGRGGAASSRKENLRLSGVVTSRLNLWISKTQESGDGDPQNEEEQKESAAARRIQWRKKVDSLDAKV from the exons ATGTCAGTCAGCAGGAAGAACTGGGCCAAGCTGTCCAG CCTGGCCAGGCAGTGGACCCTGGAGGACGAAGAGGAACAGGAGAGGGAACGGCGGCGGCGACaccggagcctgagctccaccACGGACGACCAGGTGGCCCAGCCGGCCCAGGACGGAGACGCGGCGGCCCCAGAGag ACTGCCGAGCGTGGAGGAAACGGAGGTCTCCCCCCAACCACCCCTAGACTCCAGCGGTGAGGACGTGTGGGCCGTCCTCAGGGCACGGCAGGAGCGGAGGCAGAGGCAGCGGGAGGCGGAGGTCGCACAGGCCCCCGTCCGGGAGCAGCTGGACACAGAGGAGGAGGATGGCGCGGGCACTGGGCAGGCGGGGCAGCTGCCCCCAGCGCCCGAGAAGGAGATGGGGCTGCTGCTTCGCCGGAGACTGAGCCGGGAGCGGCAGAGCTCCTGGGTCCGGGAGGAGGAGAGCTTGGTGGGCAGGGAGCCGGGATGCAGCAGGAAGGGGGACTCAGAGAAGCCCTCTGCCCCAGAGAAGACATTAGCGCCCGAAAAGAGCCTGGACTCCAAGGAAGTCTCCACCTCCGGGAAGACTGCCAGCCCTGAGAAAGTGTCTGTGTCCCAGAAGATTGCAGTGTTGGAGAAAAGAACCATCTCGGGAAAGACGTTGGTTCTGGAAGAAACAAGTGTCTTGGAGAAGCTGCCCTCCCCAGGGAAGACGTCGGACTCAGAAAAGAGACTGACGTCTGAGAAAGCAGCAGTCTTTGAGAAGACCCCGGCCCCTGAGATGCGGCGGGCCCCAGCGAGGGCGGCGGCCCCAGGGCAGCCCCGGGCCCAGGAGCGGCCAGCCTCTGCGCAGAGCCTGTCCACCcccaaggggcaggggagggccggCCCCAAGCAGGAGCCCCCGCCCTCGGCGGGGCtgcgggggcagggggcagagcgTCCGGCTGGGACTTGCCACCTCCCACCCATCACTCTCCAG TTGAAAATCCCCAGCAAGGAGGACGAGGCGGACACACCCTCGCCCACCCAGGCCACCTACAGCAGCTCCCTGAAGCGCTCCAGCCCCAGGACCATCTCCTTTCGG ATGAGCCCCCGGAGAGACCACTCAGAGGCAGCCTTAACCCGCAG CAGCAGCATGAAGATCCCAGCCAGCTCCTTCACACTGGGCCAGAAGCTGGAGAGATACCACACGGCTGTACAG AGCTCGGAGTCAGTCAGGTCTCCGGGCCCCTCCCGCGCCGAGTTCTTGGTGGCTCCCGTGGACGTCGCCAGCAAGCGCCGCCTCTTTGAGAAGGAGCTGGTGGGTCAGGGCCGGGGAGGAGCAGCCTCCAGCCGGAAG GAGAACTTGCGGCTCTCGGGGGTTGTGACATCGAGGCTCAACCTGTGGATCAGCAAGACTCAGGAGTCAGGAGATGGGGACCCGCAG AACGAGGAGGAGCAGAAAGAGTCGGCAGCCGCCAGGAGGATCCAGTGGAGGAAGAAAGTGGACTCCCTGGATGCCAAG GTGTGA
- the TNNT2 gene encoding troponin T, cardiac muscle, with amino-acid sequence MPNLVPPKIPDGERVDFDDIHRKRMEKDLNELQTLIEAHFENRKKEEQELISLKDRIEERRAERAEQQRIRAQRERERQSRLAEERARREEEESRRKAEDEARKKKALSNMMHFGGYIQKTERKTGKRQTEREKKKKILAERRKVLAIDHLNEDQLREKAKELRQTIYDLEAEKFDLQEKFKQQKYEINVLRNRINDNQKVSKTRGKAKVTGRWK; translated from the exons ATGCCCAACCTGGTGCCGCCCAAGATCCCCGACGGAGAGAGAGTGGACTTTGAC GACATCCACCGGAAGCGCATGGAGAAGGACCTGAACGAGCTGCAGACGCTGATTGAGGCGCATTTCGAGAACCGCAAGAAAGAGGAACAGGAGCTGATCTCCCTCAAAGACAGGATC GAGGAACGGCGGGCAGAACGGGCGGAGCAGCAGCGGATCCGGGCGCAGCGAGAAAGAGAGCGGCAGAGCCGCCTGGCC GAGGAGAGGGCCCGccgagaggaggaggagagccgGAGGAAAGCTGAGGATGAGGCCCGGAAGAAGAAGGCTCTGTCTAACATGATGCATTTTGGAGGCTACATCCAGAAG ACGGAGCGTAAAACTGGGAAGAGGCAGACGGAgcgggagaagaagaagaagattcTGGCCGAGAGGAGGAAAGTGCTGGCCATCGATCACCTGAACGAAGACCAGCTGAG GGAGAAGGCCAAGGAGCTGCGGCAGACCATCTACGACCTGGAAGCGGAGAAGTTCGACCTGCAGGAGAAGTTCAAGCAGCAGAAATACGAG ATCAACGTTCTCCGCAACAGGATCAATGACAACCAGAAAGT CTCCAAGACCCGCGGGAAGGCCAAAGTCACCGGGCGCTGGAAGTAG